One window of Catonella massiliensis genomic DNA carries:
- a CDS encoding CFI-box-CTERM domain-containing protein, with protein sequence MTLEENIKFYNNVYNKYPEEFSRIKNEISSEISYKFIDKNLLKRAETLQPGKCVDYSKIIYNVKYPGQYLKEEINRAKYNETDNPLAFLIAGTVIQMDKDDDGRYMMLLSESETLWHNSKDYNEITHLKNTKSVQNCILVTEFFEGRNGHYSVGSIEDVIPGSRVMLTVFYLRPTSNERWLMASFTDIKYCNINLSYLLEYLDVLLDENYIMTTRNEFYSRFIELVGQSDKISDSDKKTGNNGDGGCYIATCVYGSYDCPQVWTLRRYRDYILSKSWYGYIFIRMYYAISPILVKVLGHTKWFKKIWKKRLDNLVNNLQKKGIKNTPYKDKSI encoded by the coding sequence ATGACTTTAGAAGAGAATATAAAATTTTATAATAATGTGTATAACAAGTATCCTGAAGAATTTTCGAGAATAAAAAATGAAATTAGTAGTGAAATAAGTTATAAATTTATCGACAAGAATTTGCTAAAGAGAGCAGAAACGCTTCAACCTGGTAAGTGTGTTGATTATTCCAAAATCATTTATAATGTTAAATATCCAGGTCAATACTTGAAAGAAGAGATAAATAGAGCGAAATATAATGAAACTGATAATCCATTGGCATTTTTGATAGCAGGTACAGTTATTCAAATGGATAAAGACGATGATGGGCGTTATATGATGTTGTTGTCTGAGAGTGAAACCCTATGGCACAATTCAAAGGATTACAATGAAATTACGCACCTGAAGAATACTAAAAGTGTTCAAAATTGTATTTTAGTAACTGAATTTTTTGAAGGAAGAAATGGACACTATTCAGTAGGAAGCATAGAAGATGTTATACCTGGATCAAGGGTTATGCTAACAGTATTCTATTTGAGACCTACATCAAATGAGAGGTGGTTAATGGCTTCTTTTACTGATATTAAATATTGCAATATTAATCTTTCTTATTTGTTAGAGTATTTGGATGTACTATTAGATGAAAATTATATTATGACTACACGAAATGAGTTTTATAGCAGGTTTATTGAATTAGTTGGACAAAGTGATAAGATAAGTGATTCAGATAAAAAGACTGGTAACAACGGTGATGGTGGTTGTTACATTGCAACCTGTGTTTATGGTTCTTATGATTGCCCACAGGTGTGGACGTTAAGGAGATATAGGGATTACATACTATCAAAAAGTTGGTATGGTTATATTTTTATACGTATGTATTATGCTATAAGTCCTATTCTAGTCAAAGTGCTAGGGCATACGAAATGGTTTAAAAAAATTTGGAAAAAAAGATTAGATAATTTAGTTAACAATTTGCAAAAGAAGGGAATTAAAAATACTCCATATAAAGATAAAAGTATTTAG